The genomic segment ACTTGCTCAAAATTCTGAGAAACAAAATAATATTGAACAAATAGAGCAAACAAACGAAAAAGTTGAAGAGCAAACTTTATATGAAGAACAAAACAAACAAGAAGAGAATGAATCTCTTTTAAAAGATTTTGTTAAAAAAGTTAAATATTATCTTGTAAGAATTGAAAATGGTGATAATCTAGCTTTACTTATGCTTTTAGTTGTATCTTTTGTTTATGGGGTTATTCATGCTTTAGGACCTGGACATGGAAAGTCTTTAGCCTTTTCATATTTTATGGCAAATAAAAGCTCATATACAAAAGCTTTTGCAATATCACAAGCTAGTGCTTTTATTCATATAGTTGGAGCTTTGATTTTAGTTATTGTTTCTATTTTTGTTTTACAGTCAGTTTTAAATAACTTTGTAAATGACTCTGTTGAAATTTTAACAAAGTTTTCTGCTGTACTTATTATGGCTTTAGCTATTTATATTTTATATAGAAAACTTAAAAACAAAGGTTGTTCTTGTAGCTCTTGTTGTTCAACTCCTGCTAAAACATCACAAAGTCCTTGGAGTACAAGTAAACCTGAAACAACAAATAGTTTAAAACCAAACTTTATGAAGCAAGATTTATATTTTGTAATAACTTCAGGAATAATTCCTTGTCCTGGTACTGTTGTATTGTTTATTTATGCTTTTGTTCTAGAAACTTATTTTGCAGTTATTTTAGCTTCTATTGCTATTAGTTTTGGAATGGGGCTTGTGATTTTTGCAAGTTCATTTTTAGGTGTTAGTGTTAAAAACCTAAGTGAAAAATCTCATAAAATAACTTATGCCTTAGAAATAATTGCACCAATAGTAATGTTTATCTTAGGAATCTTTCTATTTTTAAACGCTCAGATTTTTTAATTGATTGAAATCAACAGCTAAGCTTTTGTATTTGATTATACTTCCAATAAAAAGGTTTTCAAATGCAAAAGTTTAATATTTATGACAATATAGAATATAGTGAAGAAAAAGTTTTAATAACACCTATGTTTGATGATGAAAATAGAAAAGAGATAAGAATAGTATTTACAAAAAATCAAATAATGAAAGACCATAAAACAAAGTTTCCAATTACAGTTGAAATAGTTGAAGGTTCTATTGCTTTTGGAGTAAAGGAAGAGATTTTTTCTTTAGTAAAAGGTGATATTGTTGCTTTAGATGGTGATGTTATGCATAATCTAAAAGCAAATGAAAACTCAGTTGTAAGACTAAGTTTATCTAAAAATGATACTACAAATAGAGTTCAAGGGGTACTTAAACTCTAAGTTATTCTTCTAGTTTTTTGAACTCATTGATTATCTCTTCAATAGGTTCAACCCCAACTGAAATTCGAATTAAATCTATTGGTAGTTTAACATCTTCTAAGTGCTTTCTTCCCTCTTTTGTAAGTATTAAATCATAGTGTGCTAAATAGGTATAAGGCATAAGAAGAGTAAACTCTGTACCTAGACTTGGTCCCTTTGCAAAATTTAACTTATCATAGGTTTGTGTTAAAGGTTTTGTAAACTCAATAGATATAACTCCACAATATGAGTTGTCATCAATAATAGTTTGAGAATAAAGCTCTTTATTTTCTTCATCCATACAGTGATAAACTTTTTTTATCAGTTTAGAGTTTTCAAGATATGAAATAAGCTTTTTAGTATTTGTTGAAATAGTTTTTACTCTTTTTTCATAATTTTTTATTTCATAAGCTAACCTTTGAAGCTCTTTTATATATACAGGTTCACAGTGTTTAAAAAACTCCCAATTCATATGAGATAAAGGGTGTTTTTTATTTAAAATAATTGCTCCCATTAAAACATCTGCATTTCCACAGGCAAACTTTGTAAGTGATTCTACAAAGATATCTGCATAGTCTGTTAAATCAAGGTTAAAAGGCGTTGCAAATGTTGTATCAATGATTAATGGAATATTGTACTTATCGCAAAGCTCTCTAAGCTTTTTTATATCAAGGCATTTTAGTAAAGGGTTTGTTGGAAGTTCTGTAATAATAGCACTTACTTTAAGTCCTTCTTCTTTTAAATACTCTTCTAGTAAATCTAATCTATCAAGGTGAGGAAAGCTTTTTGACTCTTGATAATGATGGTTTACAATATTCATAGTATCTAAATAAAGCCAGCCTAGTTGAACTAAGACTGTTCTTCCATTTCTTGCTTGTATTGAGTTTATACCTCTTACAACTGAATAAATAGCATTCATACCTGAAGGAGCTAAGTGTACATTTTCACATGGCTGTTTATAAGCATTTGCTAAAGTAGATATGATTATATCTTTTGCATCATCTTTATTTTCTAATTCTTCTTTATGAAGCTCTTTTAGTAAACCTTTTTCAAAAAGGTAAAGCTCCGCTAGTCTTGAAGAAAGATTACATCCTACATGTTGAATATAACTTAAAACCCTTTGCAGTTGTGATGTTCCATTTTGAACTAAAATCACACCAAAGGGTTCATCTATTTCTATTTTATTGTGAATATAGTATTTATCACTTACAAGTTTAACTGCTCTTTGAGAACTTAAAAGTACAACTTCATAGGTATCATTTACTTTGTACTTCTTTTTTATATAAAGTGCTAACTCTTTTAAATATGGGTGAAGCATAAATCTTGGATAACCACTTTTTATAACCTCTAGAATCTCAGGTGTCTGTTCTTCATAATCAATCACATCTTGAATATTTGGCATAGAGACAGATACTGCATGGATATTGTTTACAGGAAGTGTTTGCCCACAAGGAATGTGATTGAAATAGTTTTCACTCATTATTATTTTACTGCCTGCTTTATATCTTCAATTAAATCATCAATATTCTCTAACCCAATAGAGAATCTAACTGTTCCTTCTGCTATTCCAATTGCTTCTAACTCTTCTTTAGAGAATGATGCATGAGAGATTTTTGCAGGAATTTCAATTCTTGAATCAGGACTTCCAAATGAACACTTTTCTCCAAAGATTTTAGTGTTTTCAATAAACTTCTCTGCTAACTCTAAGCTTTCAAAATCAGCACAGAATACACCAGGAATATACTCCATTTGTTTTTGAGCTAAGTCATATTGAGGGTGAGACTCTAAAGCAGGGTGAGTTACTTTAGTAATATAATCTTGTTCTTCTAAGAATTGTGCAATTTTAATAGATAGGTTTTGGTGTTCTCTCATTCTAACTTTAAGTGTTGGAATACCTAAAGTGATAAGATATACATCCATTGGATTTTGACTTCTTCCACCTGCATTTGCGTAGTAGTGAATTTGTTCTGCTAAGTCTTGAGTTTTAGCAACAATTGCACCTGCAACAACAGCTCCATGTCCAGAGATGTATTTAGTTGTAGAAAATAGTGAGAAATCAGCTCCTAAATCTAGTGGCTTTTGAGAAATAAATGTTGCAAGTGAGTTATCAACTGCAAAAAGCGAATGGTATTTATGTGATAGCTTAGCTACTTCTTCTAAATCAATGATTTTTAACCCTGGGTTTGTAGGACTTTCACAAAGAACTAAATCAATAGGATTGTTCTTTAAAATCTCTTCCATTTCATCAAATTTAGTAAAGTCAGCAAAGTGTACAGTTACATTGTATTTTTCTTTAAATACTTTTAGTAATCTAAATG from the Arcobacter sp. F155 genome contains:
- a CDS encoding nickel/cobalt transporter, coding for MKLQTLISKIFLFLFISSSALYGCAICTVYSPETKFYIEVDASPKKINTAKVTWVLTKDFTDSLKEVYDKNANNFFDKDELELIGEAIYEYVIPRDYLVQLSYSKTLDKNSFLPINVSEKRVYIKNSILHFDYTIDLNFEVKNEHALYFRVSDDENYFILVHFDKLSKINKIEDVKTIKVFTREELIFNFTLEGALAQNSEKQNNIEQIEQTNEKVEEQTLYEEQNKQEENESLLKDFVKKVKYYLVRIENGDNLALLMLLVVSFVYGVIHALGPGHGKSLAFSYFMANKSSYTKAFAISQASAFIHIVGALILVIVSIFVLQSVLNNFVNDSVEILTKFSAVLIMALAIYILYRKLKNKGCSCSSCCSTPAKTSQSPWSTSKPETTNSLKPNFMKQDLYFVITSGIIPCPGTVVLFIYAFVLETYFAVILASIAISFGMGLVIFASSFLGVSVKNLSEKSHKITYALEIIAPIVMFILGIFLFLNAQIF
- a CDS encoding cupin, with product MQKFNIYDNIEYSEEKVLITPMFDDENRKEIRIVFTKNQIMKDHKTKFPITVEIVEGSIAFGVKEEIFSLVKGDIVALDGDVMHNLKANENSVVRLSLSKNDTTNRVQGVLKL
- a CDS encoding PLP-dependent transferase, yielding MSENYFNHIPCGQTLPVNNIHAVSVSMPNIQDVIDYEEQTPEILEVIKSGYPRFMLHPYLKELALYIKKKYKVNDTYEVVLLSSQRAVKLVSDKYYIHNKIEIDEPFGVILVQNGTSQLQRVLSYIQHVGCNLSSRLAELYLFEKGLLKELHKEELENKDDAKDIIISTLANAYKQPCENVHLAPSGMNAIYSVVRGINSIQARNGRTVLVQLGWLYLDTMNIVNHHYQESKSFPHLDRLDLLEEYLKEEGLKVSAIITELPTNPLLKCLDIKKLRELCDKYNIPLIIDTTFATPFNLDLTDYADIFVESLTKFACGNADVLMGAIILNKKHPLSHMNWEFFKHCEPVYIKELQRLAYEIKNYEKRVKTISTNTKKLISYLENSKLIKKVYHCMDEENKELYSQTIIDDNSYCGVISIEFTKPLTQTYDKLNFAKGPSLGTEFTLLMPYTYLAHYDLILTKEGRKHLEDVKLPIDLIRISVGVEPIEEIINEFKKLEE
- a CDS encoding PLP-dependent aspartate aminotransferase family protein; translation: MKDLHVETSLSHIAKFAPFEDVAGASHFPIYNTGTFDLKKQDGDKIYDYTRSDNPTREMLENLFTQVEGGAGCVCTHTGIASVALLFETVLKANFQILVEADCYGGTFRLLKVFKEKYNVTVHFADFTKFDEMEEILKNNPIDLVLCESPTNPGLKIIDLEEVAKLSHKYHSLFAVDNSLATFISQKPLDLGADFSLFSTTKYISGHGAVVAGAIVAKTQDLAEQIHYYANAGGRSQNPMDVYLITLGIPTLKVRMREHQNLSIKIAQFLEEQDYITKVTHPALESHPQYDLAQKQMEYIPGVFCADFESLELAEKFIENTKIFGEKCSFGSPDSRIEIPAKISHASFSKEELEAIGIAEGTVRFSIGLENIDDLIEDIKQAVK